One segment of Theobroma cacao cultivar B97-61/B2 chromosome 9, Criollo_cocoa_genome_V2, whole genome shotgun sequence DNA contains the following:
- the LOC18590788 gene encoding uncharacterized protein LOC18590788, translating into MRIPRPTICILILSLFASCEYSTATTLVVSNQARPGKVAYITCHVNSTRFSICVAPGNETSIFLPDENISVTSWPPVFCEGTYNNISHGRYHERPYYLYDSHKDYEKCKEKCFIRVTNFTFDRWDEGKKEWEQIFPIMWIP; encoded by the coding sequence ATGAGGATTCCAAGGCCAACCATTTGCATACTAATTCTATCACTGTTTGCATCATGCGAATACAGCACTGCCACCACTCTGGTCGTAAGCAATCAGGCCAGACCAGGCAAGGTCGCTTACATCACATGTCATGTGAATTCGACACGATTTTCCATCTGTGTAGCCCCTGGAAATGAGACTTCAATTTTTCTGCCTGATGAGAACATCAGTGTTACCAGTTGGCCACCGGTGTTCTGTGAAGGAACATACAACAACATATCACATGGTCGTTATCATGAACGACCCTACTATCTGTATGATTCCCACAAGGATTATGAGAAATGCAAGGAGAAGTGCTTCATAAGAGTTACAAACTTCACTTTTGATCGATGGGATGAGGGAAAGAAGGAATGGGAGCAAATTTTCCCTATAATGTGGATCCcatga
- the LOC18590790 gene encoding laccase-17 has protein sequence MGASLLSSPAFLVFFSFFALCLLPGPVLGITRHYKFDIKLHNVTRLCHTKSIVSVNGQFPGPRIVAREGDQLLIKVVNHLSNNISIHWHGIRQLRSGWADGPAYVTQCPIQTGQSYVYNFTIVGQRGTLFWHAHISWLRATVYGPIVILPKRGVPYPFAKPYKEVPITFGEWFNADPEAVISQALRRGGGPNVSDAYTINGLPGPLYNCSAKDTFKLKVRPGKTYLLRLINAALNNELFFSVANHTLTVVDFDAIYVKPFETETLLITPGQTTNVLLKTKPSYPSATFFMTARPYVTGQGTFDNSTVAGILEYELPPDSFHSSIKMLPLFKPILPALNDTSFATNFANKLRSLASAQYPANVPQKVDKHFFFAVGLGTSPCQQNRTCQGPNGTKMAASVNNVSFAMPTTALLQAHFLGQSNGVYTPDFPSNPIIPFNYTGTTPNNTMVSNGTKVVVLPFNTSVELVMQDTSILGAESHPLHLHGFNFFVVGQGFGNFDPKKDLANFNLVDPIERNTVGVPSGGWVAIRFLADNPGVWLMHCHLEVHTSWGLKMAWIVLDGKLPNQKLLPPPADLPKC, from the exons ATCAAGTTGCATAATGTGACACGTCTCTGCCATACGAAGAGCATTGTCTCGGTGAATGGACAATTTCCAGGGCCTCGCATTGTAGCGAGGGAGGGTGACCAGCTTCTGATAAAAGTGGTCAACCATTTGTCGAACAATATTTCCATCCACTG GCATGGCATTCGACAGCTTCGAAGTGGGTGGGCAGATGGGCCGGCATATGTGACTCAGTGTCCCATTCAAACTGGCCAAAGCTACGTGTACAACTTCACCATTGTAGGCCAAAGAGGGACTCTCTTTTGGCACGCCCATATATCATGGCTACGGGCAACTGTCTATGGTCCCATAGTCATTCTTCCCAAGCGTGGTGTTCCTTATCCATTTGCTAAGCCATACAAGGAAGTTCCCATTACCTttg GAGAGTGGTTCAATGCAGATCCTGAGGCAGTTATTAGCCAAGCCCTGCGGAGAGGTGGAGGTCCAAATGTCTCCGACGCTTATACCATAAATGGTCTCCCAGGACCACTTTATAACTGCAGTGCCAAAG atACATTCAAGCTGAAGGTGAGGCCTGGCAAGACTTACCTTCTGCGTCTAATCAACGCTGCACTCAACAATGAGCTCTTCTTCAGCGTAGCAAACCACACACTCACTGTTGTAGACTTTGATGCTATTTATGTTAAACCTTTCGAGACTGAAACACTTCTCATCACCCCTGGTCAAACCACCAATGTGCTTCTTAAGACCAAACCCAGCTATCCAAGTGCCACATTCTTCATGACCGCTCGACCATATGTGACAGGCCAAGGAACATTTGACAATTCAACTGTTGCGGGCATTTTAGAATACGAGTTACCACCCGATAGCTTTCATTCAAGCATTAAAATGCTCCCTCTGTTTAAACCGATTCTACCGGCTTTAAATGACACTTCATTTGCTACAAATTTCGCGAATAAACTGCGTAGCCTGGCCAGTGCACAATATCCTGCCAACGTGCCCCAAAAGGTTGATAAGCATTTTTTCTTCGCAGTAGGTCTTGGAACAAGTCCATGCCAGCAGAACCGAACCTGCCAAGGTCCTAATGGAACCAAGATGGCAGCTTCAGTCAATAATGTATCGTTTGCAATGCCAACTACAGCACTACTCCAAGCTCATTTCCTTGGCCAATCAAATGGAGTTTACACCCCTGATTTTCCTAGCAATCCAATTATTCCGTTTAACTATACAGGCACCACACCTAACAACACTATGGTAAGCAATGGAACGAAGGTGGTAGTGCTTCCTTTTAACACTAGCGTGGAGCTGGTAATGCAGGACACAAGCATTCTCGGAGCTGAAAGCCACCCTCTTCACCTGCATGGCTTCAACTTCTTCGTTGTCGGCCAAGGTTTTGGCAACTTTGATCCGAAGAAGGACCTTGCAAACTTCAACCTTGTTGACCCTATTGAAAGGAACACTGTTGGTGTGCCATCAGGAGGTTGGGTGGCAATTCGTTTTCTTGCAGACAATCCAG GGGTATGGCTCATGCATTGCCACCTCGAAGTGCACACCAGCTGGGGTTTGAAGATGGCTTGGATCGTCTTAGATGGAAAACTTCCCAATCAGAAGCTGCTGCCTCCACCAGCAGATCTTCCTAAATGTTGA